agagccagtttcatcataacactTGAGAACTTTGTTATTAAcactgaagaaactttcaaagctgttgaaattttccagattgtcTGACCTGCTTGTCTTCAAAGTAGtgacggactgtcgtttctctttgcttatttgagctgttcttgccataatatggacttgggctATCtttgtataccatccctaccttgtcacaacacaactgattgccaAAGGCATTAAAGGAAAAGCAATTCAGAAATGACCTTTTCAGCAAGGCAGGTAAGGGTGCGGCTGGAGGTTCTTTACCAgtcggccatcagatttgtcaCCAATGCTCCTTggaggacacatcactgcactctatactcctctgtaaactggtcatctctatacccatcgcaagacccactggttgatgcttatttaataaaaccctcttaggcctcactcccccctatctgacagatctactgcagccctcatcctccacataccacatccgttctgccagtcacattctgttaatcaaggcaacgggtggataccttgaagaatctcaaatataaaatatattttgacttaactttttgggttactacatgattccatgtgttatttcagtttagtcttcactattatttcacagtatagaaaatagtaaaagtaaagaaaaagcCAGGAATgagtccaaacgtttgactggtactgtatatgtgatgGTACATTATGAGCTAGATTAGTTCTACAGGTGTGGTTGAATATCTGTACAGCAGGACGCAACGTTTTGGAATGTTCAGAGAAATAGGCTacgtagaacaaacatgcctctgacATGTAGAACAAGGAATCACATTGGCTCTATTCATGGCACTTCTAGAGTTACTGTACACTTCTTACAGTTATAGAACCAGACCCACTGCAGTGTTTTACAGTTATAGAACCAGACTCACTGCAGTGTTTACCAGTTATAGAACCAACCCCACTGCAGTGTTTTATAGTTATAGAACCAACCCCATTGCAGTGTTttagacatcctgtcagtctaAAAACATGTGGCTGTTGTGAGAAGAGACACTGACAGTCTTACGTGATCAGTCAGAGCTCAACAAGTGGAAATGATTCTCTTAAATAGTCAAAGTATTTCATCTGGAACAATCCATGAACCGTTGATTAAAAGCTCTTGCCAAGTTGGAAAAATATCAAAACGAGTGCATGAACAAAACACGTTTTAATTGAACAAATGGTTTATCTTTCAAATTCAATATGAACCCAGATAACTTCGGAGGTAAAGTAGAGCGGGACGTGCAGATTGGGACGTTCGCTTAAAAGCCCCTCTTAAAACAAACGGCTTACTTATCCCCCATCCCTTCAAAAGCCCCAAACAGATAGGAAGGAACATCTTCAAAGTATGACAACGTCCTGTTTGCCCTGGTTAAGGCTCTTCTCTTCATCAGACAGACTTCACAAACCAGGCATCACATAGGCAATGTTGTCCAGAGTCTCTGCCTAGAAGAAAGATGGGGATAACAGAAGTTGGTGGTGAGGGTCCTAATCATTTGACagctactgagtgtgtgtgtgtgtgtgtgtgtgtaagcctcaccagtgtgtgtgagtgtgaaggGCAGCTGCGTAGCTCGGGGACCAGAGAAGTGAGACAGGCCAAGGGAGCCAGGGCACACAGTAGAGAGtccagtaacacagacagactacCTGACACTGCCATcatctcctagagagagacagaaagagacaccgacagggaaagagacagaaataAAGGGAGGGTCAGGGCGAAAGAGAGCGAGATTCATCAAACTATGAGCAACTTCAATCGAACAATTCTTGCATGACATGTCCGTATTCAGTAGCCTTTCAGTGTGAGGACAATGAAGCCAACAGTGTTCAACCAGCCCACCTTAGTTCCCTGAAGCCGGTGGCCAATGTGAGACAGCGATTCCCCCAGCAGCTGTAGGTGGGCCGC
This genomic stretch from Oncorhynchus clarkii lewisi isolate Uvic-CL-2024 chromosome 13, UVic_Ocla_1.0, whole genome shotgun sequence harbors:
- the LOC139424448 gene encoding HMG box-containing protein 4-like, with the protein product MTPDTTDSPMLTGPEVDPVNAAAHLQLLGESLSHIGHRLQGTKEMMAVSGSLSVLLDSLLCALAPLACLTSLVPELRSCPSHSHTLAETLDNIAYVMPGL